CGAAGACCGAATCGTCGGTGCCGGTCATCCAGGCCTGGGCGCCCAGCGCCAGGATCTCGTCGAACAGCGCCTCGCGCCGCTGCGGGTCCAGATGGGCGGCCACCTCGTCCAGCAGCAGCAGCGGGGCGGCCCCGCGCTCCGCCGCGAGAAGCCGGGCGTTGGCCAGCATGATGGCGATCAGCAGCGCCTTCTGCTCCCCGGTGGAGCAGAGCGCCGCCGGCATGTCCTTCTGGGCGTGGCGCACCGCGAGGTCGCTCTTGTGCGGCCCCAGCGTGGCGCCGCCGCTGTCCGAATCGGCCCGCCGGCTGTCGCGCAGCGAGCGGCGCAGCGCGTCCTCGGCGGCCAGCGCCGGGCCGTCGTCGAGCCAGCGTTCCACCGAGCCCTGGACCGTCAGTTCGGCGCCGGGGAAGGGGCCGACGGCCCGTCCGCAGGCGGCGCGCAGCCGTTGCACCACGTCGCGGCGGGCCGCGGCCACGGCGACTCCGGTGGTCGCCATCTGATCCTCCAGCCCGCTCAGCCAGCCCTCGTCGCCGTTCCAGCCGCGATGGCCCTCGCGCAGCAGGCGGGCGCGCTCGCGCAGGGCGTGCTCGTAGCGGCTGAGCCGCCCGGCGTGGGCGGGGTCGAATCCGAAGACGAGGCGATCAAGGAAGCGGCGGCGCCCGCTGGAGCCTTCCAGGAACAGACGGTCCATCTGGGGGGTCAGCCAGACGACGGCGACATGCTCGGCCAGCACGGTCTGGCCCTTGGCGGGGTGGCCGTCCACCCGGACGACGCGGCGGTCGCGCTCGGCGCCCGAGGCCGCCTGGGGGCCGATCTCGCGGCCGGTGCCGATCTCCACGGGGCCGGTGGGGGTGTCCAGAACGGCGGCGACCGCCCAGCCGGCGCCCGCGCCATTGCCAGCGCTGCTGCCGATCCGCTCGACCTCCGACAGCTTGGCGCCGCGCAGCCCGCGTCCGGGGGCGAGGAAGCTGACGGCCTCCAGCAGGTTGGTCTTGCCGGCGCCGTTCGGCCCGGTCAGCACCACCGGGCGGTGGTCGGGCTCCAGGCGCGCGCTGTCATAGCCGCGGAAGCGGGTCAGGGTCAGGCGCGTCACCGCCAAAGCGGCCGGAGTGTCCATCACGGGGATGGGATGGGGCGAAGTCTGTCTGGCGTCGAGCAAAGCGTCCGATCCGGGATGCGGGGGCCGGATCGCCGCACCCCACGAAACACGGGGTCCAGAGCGCACCGGCCCGAAAAGCGCCGATCCGTCCGGACCGGTCACACACGCATCGGCATCAACACGTAAAGGGCCGTGGAGTCGGCGACGTCGCGCACGATGGTCGGCGAGGCGGCATCGGCCAGCGAGAAGCGCGCGCCCTCGCCCTCGATCTGCTGCGTGATGTCGAGCAGATAGCGAGAGTTGAAGCCGATTTCCAGGGGGCCCTCGTCGTAGCCGACCTCCAGCTCCTCGGTGGCGCTGCCGGCCTCGGGGCTGGTGGCGGAGAGGGTCAGCGTGCCGCGGGTCAGCGACAGCTTCACCGCCCGGCTCTTCTCGGTGGAGATGGTGGCGACGCGGTCCACGGCGGCGGCGAACAGCTTGGCGTCCACCTCCATCGTCTTGTCGTTGCCGACCGGGATGACCCGCTCGTAGTCCGGGAAGGTGCCGTCGATCAGCTTGGAGGTGACGACCACCGAATCGAAGGCGAAGCGGATCTTGTTGTCCGACAGCGACAGCTCGATGCGGTCGGCGGCCTCGTCGATCAGCTTGCGGATCTCGTTCACGGTCTTGCGCGGAACGATGACGCCGGGGATGCCGGCGGCTCCCTCCGGCAGCGGCATCTCGACCCGCGCCAGACGGTGGCCGTCCGTCGCCACGGCGCGCAGCACCGGCAGCTCGGCCCCGCCGGCCTTGGCCTTGGCGGCGTGCAGGTAGATGCCGTTGAGGTAGTAGCGCGTCTCTTCGGTCGAGATGGCGAAGCGGGTGCGGTCGACCAGCGCCCGCAGATCGCCCGCCGTCAGGTCGAAGCGGTGCGGCAGGTCGCCGCCGGAGAGCTGCGGGAAATCGTCGATCGGCAGGCAGGACAGCTTGAACTGCGACCGGCCGGCGCGCAGCGTCAGGATCGTGCCGTCGCCGCCGATGTCCAGCTCCACCTGGCTGCCGTCGGGCAGCTTGCGCACGATGTCGTACAGCGTGTGGGCCGGGGCGGTGGTGCCGCCGGCGCGGGTCACCGTGGCCGGGACCGTCTCGACGATCTCCAGGTCCATGTCGGTGGCGGCCAGCGACAGCTCGCCGTCGCTCGCCCGCAGCAGCACGTTGGACAGGATGGGGATGGTGTTCCTGCGCTCCACCACGCTCTGCACATGACCAAGGGACCGGAGAAGGGCGGCGCGTTCGATGATGATGTTCATGCTGGTCGTCGTCTCGGCAGGTCGTGTTTTTTGCGATTCGCAGGTGTACCCATGCCGGTCCGGCCACAGTCCAGCGGGCCGGAACGGGGGCGCATGATACCACAACGTCGGTTTTGCCGAACCAAATTCGTTCGGCAGGGCAGGGCGGTCGCCGGAAAGGACGATTCCAGCCCTTCCGGAGGCCCGTGACGCCCCCGCGGGGTGCCGCCGTAGGGGGATATTGCGGGGGATTGCGGCCGGGGCGGGAGGGCGCGCGATTCGCGCCGCAGCGACTCTACCGCCCGTTCCCCGCCGCGGATTCCGCCGCGAACTGGGCGTCCAGGCCGGCGCGGTAGTCCGGGTAGGCCAGCTCCACGCCGAGCTGGCGCTTGATCCGGTCGTTCTTCACCCGGCGGCAGTCGGCGTAGAAGCTGGCGGCCATCGGCGACAGGCCGGCCTCCGCGAAGGGCAGCAGGGGCGGCGGTTCCACCCCCAGCAGGCCGCAGGCGTAGCTCACCACCTCGTGGGAGGGGGAGGGCAGGTCGTCGGCGACGTTGTAGACCGCGCCCAGCGTCGGCTTGTCCATCGAGGCGCGCAGCGTCGCCGCGATGTCCTCCACATGGATGCGGCTGAACACCTGCCCGGGCTTGTCCACCCGCCGGGCGGTGCCGTCGCGCACGTTGTCCAGCGCGCTGCGCCCCGGCCCGTAGATGCCGGCCAGCCGGAAGACGTGCAGCGGCACGCCGTACTGCCGGTAGAGGTTCAGCCAGCCGCGCTCCGCCTCGACGCGGCGCTTCTGCCGCTCGCCGGTGGGGCGCAGCCACGCCGCCTCGCCCACCCATTCGCCCTTGGTGTCGCCGTAGACCCCGGTGGTGGAGAGGTAGCCGGCCCAGTCGAGCGTCCGCAGGTCCGCCAGATCCATGGCGTGCTGGTCCAGCACCGGGTCGCCCCGCTCGTCGGGCGGGACGCTGACCAGCAGATGGGTGGTGCCGGCCAGCGCGGCGCGGGCGTCCTCCAGCGGGCGACCCCGGTCGAACAGGAACGCCTCGATGCCCTGCGCCTCCAGGGCGGCGCGCTTGTCCTCGCCGCGGCAGGTGGCGGCGATCCGCCAGCCCTCGGCCTTCAGCCGGTCGGCGAACACGCGGGCGGTGAAGCCCAGGCCGAAGACGAACAGACGGGGTGAAGCCATGTCTTGCGGGGTCCTTGCGTCG
This genomic stretch from Azospirillum sp. TSH58 harbors:
- the recF gene encoding DNA replication/repair protein RecF, producing MDTPAALAVTRLTLTRFRGYDSARLEPDHRPVVLTGPNGAGKTNLLEAVSFLAPGRGLRGAKLSEVERIGSSAGNGAGAGWAVAAVLDTPTGPVEIGTGREIGPQAASGAERDRRVVRVDGHPAKGQTVLAEHVAVVWLTPQMDRLFLEGSSGRRRFLDRLVFGFDPAHAGRLSRYEHALRERARLLREGHRGWNGDEGWLSGLEDQMATTGVAVAAARRDVVQRLRAACGRAVGPFPGAELTVQGSVERWLDDGPALAAEDALRRSLRDSRRADSDSGGATLGPHKSDLAVRHAQKDMPAALCSTGEQKALLIAIMLANARLLAAERGAAPLLLLDEVAAHLDPQRREALFDEILALGAQAWMTGTDDSVFGPLGGAAKRFHIEDATVTPA
- the dnaN gene encoding DNA polymerase III subunit beta, producing the protein MNIIIERAALLRSLGHVQSVVERRNTIPILSNVLLRASDGELSLAATDMDLEIVETVPATVTRAGGTTAPAHTLYDIVRKLPDGSQVELDIGGDGTILTLRAGRSQFKLSCLPIDDFPQLSGGDLPHRFDLTAGDLRALVDRTRFAISTEETRYYLNGIYLHAAKAKAGGAELPVLRAVATDGHRLARVEMPLPEGAAGIPGVIVPRKTVNEIRKLIDEAADRIELSLSDNKIRFAFDSVVVTSKLIDGTFPDYERVIPVGNDKTMEVDAKLFAAAVDRVATISTEKSRAVKLSLTRGTLTLSATSPEAGSATEELEVGYDEGPLEIGFNSRYLLDITQQIEGEGARFSLADAASPTIVRDVADSTALYVLMPMRV
- a CDS encoding SDR family oxidoreductase — protein: MASPRLFVFGLGFTARVFADRLKAEGWRIAATCRGEDKRAALEAQGIEAFLFDRGRPLEDARAALAGTTHLLVSVPPDERGDPVLDQHAMDLADLRTLDWAGYLSTTGVYGDTKGEWVGEAAWLRPTGERQKRRVEAERGWLNLYRQYGVPLHVFRLAGIYGPGRSALDNVRDGTARRVDKPGQVFSRIHVEDIAATLRASMDKPTLGAVYNVADDLPSPSHEVVSYACGLLGVEPPPLLPFAEAGLSPMAASFYADCRRVKNDRIKRQLGVELAYPDYRAGLDAQFAAESAAGNGR